A genomic window from Chlorobium phaeobacteroides DSM 266 includes:
- a CDS encoding non-ribosomal peptide synthetase, with product MKEGITTVENRYGVETPLHYYDISHCLHELFKKQASLNADNPAVIDGTGSLTYRVLDEEADNIAQAIVQRGINRGSFIGLCTTRSSQVISGMLGILKAECAYVHLDPEYPSDRLGYIIDDAGISLILTQQRFTQTFSFCLPSLLLFMDCDQPESYTASIPFSPVEASVSGDPAYVIYTSGTTGKPKGVCCHHKGVVNLLDEFQQRRYLGSEDRCSWWTNLNFDVSVYEIFSSLLAGSALLIVPESVRIDGHAFMDWLHVNDITSAYLPPMMVADFLEWVERNPGKSRMRRLLTGVEPIPENLLLNIQRCVPQLTIINGYGPTETTICATLYTVNSASHHHETTPVGKAVQNMHLHLLDEAGDPVAAGETGEVYIGGVGVSRGYLNQPELNECLFISDPCYKEEGYRMYRTGDLAVFLPDGELAFVGRKDFQVKYMGYRIELGEIEMVLKSHAAIRDAVVMLREDDPGLKKIVAYCVLEISGNVSPKELQLFAGRLLPAYMIPAVFVFLKKIPMTPNGKSDRNALPPPGKESFLAGKDDGYTAPESVMERDVAAVLSGILGISAIGVDDNLFSLGAHSLMATRLCSQIRMRWNVNIPLAFVFENPTVKQIADEIVRKERIGDVPCRITASDAHRTVFPVSLIQKGLWLFQQFQEEGTLFNIPVVVYFSGAIQEQLIKKSFDFLIDRHECLRTVFELEGEELVQRVLPAMQVELMVKDLSGCNQDTKFAELDRIRKEEGLHRFELDKGPLIKLHLVILGESATHLFITFHHLIIDGWGASVLFRELAASYDAFSRGNMPALPDKKISFGDFCLWQLERIKSARLSMQIQYWIEQLKGCSFIQNIPHDYSRPSMPSFSGARCAFSFSPEITKALNEYCLRNNCTMFMYLMTVFQIFIQRYSGRSEIVTGTTIANRNLSDTENIVGLLANSLAIRTDFSGDPKFTELLMQVRKVSLEAFDNQDVPFEIVVENVVQKRERSYHPVFQNLFIFQNTPPPFLHAGDMDFVYEEIGNETAKLDLLLNVEFRKESLFCWIEYNTCLFNADTIERVARDYIWIASHALHETGDPVSSWHFPSIPARNYYATKDNPLALSCCHYLFELQAERTPDNIAVCCDDVQMTFRELNKKANHLAHRLIQRGVGPDIPVGLCLTRSVYLAVGILGILKAGGSYVPLDSQYPEERIRYMAHDSGIRLAVTDEASAHVLSFDREMLLVLLDKSDAVESEHSCDNPVFRAGAENTAYIMYTSGTSGRPKGVMVPHRGVSNLAVSAVNNYALKSSDRVLQFFSVSFDGSVEEIFMTLAVGATLVIRTFNAAISVTDFLFHLEKNEITVLDLPTAFWKELVHGVSRTGIKIPNSLRLVIIGGEQASVTDFQKWQKVCGGRVRLINTYGPTECSAVSVFSEPEKINCSYDFNRGLPIGRPMDNTTLYVVDEHCCLVPFGMPGELLIGGAGVAKGYLNLSLLTEDRFIDDVFQESEPKGRLYRTGDIVRSLSDGNLQFLGRKDNQVKIRGFRIEPGEIESVLNQHELIKQSVVIDLTNDQGETALVGYFVTEKNALSSSELRHYLAQKMPEYMVPSYFVPIKKVPLLPNGKIDRSALPVPDTVVEKKATYVGPRDETEKTLVEIWQEVLGVHPIGVTDDFFELGGHSLLAVRLCSQIQEKVNKKVTLSGLFQSLTIEKLARTITDEVWVPESSPAVCIQCVDFGKSLPPLFFIHILGTGLKFCRPMVKYLSPELPVYGLSVHLNEKDHFEEFSVEELATRYVREVRRIYPQGPFLFAGISFGGLIAFEMARKMSEDGEDIRMVALIDSILPEAFHKMTGKEGAHAHREKFRSEGVSYLIRKVLERARHEGFVMREKSSHCYSKILLQYYMVRDRVDRMPVSLYEFAARLQNDDALQKYHPKIYTGKVTLFKSRERFYGVSFIQDPLSGWGAFSSGGVEVIDCPGDHLGMLADPHVETLGMKLMQSIETCLHMARPIATSQTGEVVIRSVKRGESRLFRDISLRSIRESPDAFVATLDQVQHEPLTYWEQLLDFIVDSPLDTIFLACIDQRCIGFAAARIYSNDPYLTELRWMWVDRDFRGKGLGGSLLEKVIEWAQSRGSQKINLWVSESQNSAIQLYTSKGFVDTGDRGFLRPGSALHARKMIRDNADYLRHGG from the coding sequence ATGAAAGAGGGAATCACGACGGTTGAAAACAGGTATGGCGTAGAAACGCCACTTCACTATTACGATATTTCACATTGCCTGCATGAGCTGTTCAAAAAACAGGCATCTCTCAATGCGGATAATCCGGCTGTTATTGATGGGACTGGTTCGCTGACATACAGGGTACTGGATGAAGAGGCTGACAATATTGCGCAAGCGATAGTGCAGAGGGGAATCAATCGGGGATCGTTCATCGGGTTGTGCACAACCCGTTCCTCACAGGTGATTTCCGGTATGCTCGGGATTCTGAAGGCTGAATGTGCTTATGTTCATCTCGACCCTGAATATCCATCCGATCGTCTCGGATATATTATTGATGATGCCGGTATTTCGTTAATTCTGACTCAACAGCGTTTCACGCAAACGTTTTCGTTCTGCTTGCCATCGTTGTTGCTGTTTATGGACTGCGATCAGCCAGAATCATACACCGCTTCTATACCTTTTTCTCCAGTGGAAGCATCTGTTTCAGGCGATCCGGCTTATGTGATCTACACGTCTGGTACAACAGGAAAGCCCAAGGGTGTATGTTGTCATCACAAGGGTGTTGTCAATCTGCTCGATGAGTTTCAACAGCGTCGGTATCTTGGGTCGGAGGATAGATGCAGTTGGTGGACAAATCTGAATTTTGACGTTTCTGTTTACGAAATATTTTCATCGCTGCTTGCTGGCTCAGCACTTCTGATTGTTCCCGAGTCTGTCCGCATTGACGGCCATGCTTTTATGGATTGGCTGCATGTCAATGATATTACAAGCGCCTATCTTCCACCTATGATGGTTGCGGATTTTTTGGAATGGGTAGAGCGAAATCCCGGCAAGAGTCGTATGCGCCGTTTATTGACTGGTGTAGAGCCCATACCTGAAAATCTGTTGCTGAACATTCAGCGATGTGTTCCCCAATTGACCATCATCAATGGATACGGGCCGACTGAAACCACTATTTGCGCAACCCTTTATACCGTTAACTCCGCAAGTCATCACCACGAAACCACTCCTGTTGGCAAAGCGGTGCAGAATATGCATCTCCATCTTCTTGATGAAGCGGGTGATCCGGTTGCTGCTGGCGAAACAGGTGAGGTGTACATTGGCGGTGTTGGTGTGTCACGAGGGTATCTGAACCAGCCGGAGCTGAATGAGTGCCTGTTTATTTCTGATCCGTGTTATAAGGAAGAGGGATATCGCATGTATCGTACCGGTGATCTTGCCGTTTTTCTTCCCGACGGAGAGCTTGCTTTTGTCGGAAGAAAAGATTTTCAGGTCAAGTACATGGGTTACAGGATTGAGCTTGGAGAGATCGAAATGGTATTGAAAAGTCATGCTGCGATCAGAGATGCTGTTGTGATGCTTCGGGAAGACGATCCCGGTTTGAAAAAAATAGTGGCATATTGTGTTTTGGAAATTTCCGGGAACGTCAGTCCGAAGGAGCTTCAATTGTTCGCCGGGCGGTTGCTTCCTGCCTATATGATTCCGGCTGTTTTTGTTTTTCTTAAAAAAATTCCGATGACTCCAAATGGCAAGTCAGACAGAAATGCCTTGCCTCCTCCCGGAAAAGAGAGTTTTCTGGCTGGAAAGGATGACGGTTATACCGCTCCGGAGAGTGTTATGGAACGGGATGTTGCTGCTGTTTTATCCGGTATTCTTGGTATAAGCGCTATCGGTGTCGATGACAATCTCTTCTCTCTTGGCGCTCATTCGCTTATGGCTACCAGACTTTGTTCGCAAATCCGCATGCGCTGGAATGTCAACATCCCTCTTGCCTTTGTTTTTGAAAATCCTACAGTAAAACAGATTGCCGATGAGATAGTTCGAAAAGAGAGAATTGGTGATGTTCCTTGCCGTATAACAGCATCTGATGCTCATCGTACAGTTTTCCCTGTTTCATTGATTCAGAAAGGGCTCTGGCTCTTTCAACAATTTCAGGAAGAAGGGACATTATTCAACATTCCTGTAGTTGTGTACTTTTCCGGCGCCATTCAGGAGCAACTGATCAAAAAGTCTTTTGATTTTCTGATCGACAGGCATGAGTGTCTGCGCACCGTCTTTGAGCTTGAGGGCGAAGAGCTTGTTCAAAGAGTATTGCCGGCCATGCAAGTTGAGCTGATGGTGAAGGATCTTTCGGGTTGTAACCAGGATACGAAATTCGCAGAGCTTGATAGAATCAGAAAAGAAGAGGGCCTTCATCGGTTTGAACTCGACAAGGGGCCGCTTATAAAGCTTCATCTCGTCATATTGGGCGAAAGTGCGACTCATCTGTTTATAACTTTTCATCATCTGATCATAGATGGATGGGGAGCATCTGTTTTATTCAGGGAGTTGGCTGCCAGTTATGATGCTTTTTCCAGGGGAAATATGCCTGCGCTGCCAGATAAAAAGATCTCTTTTGGTGATTTTTGTCTGTGGCAGCTTGAGCGAATAAAAAGCGCACGGCTTTCAATGCAGATTCAGTACTGGATTGAACAATTAAAAGGATGTTCATTCATACAGAATATTCCGCACGATTATTCGAGGCCATCAATGCCTTCTTTTTCCGGAGCAAGGTGCGCATTTTCCTTTTCTCCTGAAATCACGAAGGCCCTGAATGAATATTGCCTGCGGAACAACTGCACCATGTTCATGTATTTAATGACGGTCTTTCAGATTTTTATCCAGAGATATTCCGGAAGGAGTGAGATTGTAACAGGAACGACCATTGCCAATCGCAATCTGTCGGATACAGAAAATATTGTGGGCTTGCTGGCAAACAGTCTGGCGATCAGAACTGATTTCTCCGGTGATCCGAAGTTTACAGAACTTCTCATGCAGGTCAGAAAAGTTTCGTTGGAGGCATTTGACAATCAGGACGTGCCGTTTGAGATCGTTGTTGAAAACGTTGTTCAAAAGCGGGAAAGAAGTTACCATCCGGTTTTTCAAAATCTTTTCATTTTTCAGAATACGCCACCGCCCTTCTTGCATGCCGGTGATATGGATTTTGTTTATGAAGAGATTGGAAACGAAACGGCCAAGCTCGATCTGTTACTGAATGTGGAGTTCCGAAAAGAGTCTCTTTTCTGCTGGATTGAATACAATACCTGCCTTTTTAATGCTGATACTATTGAGAGAGTTGCGAGGGATTATATCTGGATTGCGAGTCACGCACTTCATGAAACCGGTGATCCGGTTTCATCCTGGCATTTTCCCTCCATCCCGGCCAGAAATTATTATGCAACGAAAGATAATCCGTTAGCGCTTTCCTGCTGCCATTATCTTTTTGAGCTCCAGGCAGAAAGGACGCCGGACAATATCGCAGTATGCTGTGATGATGTTCAGATGACCTTCCGTGAACTTAATAAAAAAGCAAATCATCTGGCACATCGGCTCATTCAAAGAGGAGTCGGGCCCGATATTCCTGTTGGTCTATGTTTAACCCGAAGCGTATACCTGGCAGTCGGAATACTTGGTATTTTAAAAGCAGGAGGGAGCTACGTTCCTCTTGACAGTCAATATCCGGAAGAGCGCATCAGGTATATGGCTCATGATTCCGGTATAAGGCTTGCCGTTACCGACGAAGCTTCTGCACACGTCTTGTCATTCGACAGGGAGATGCTCCTTGTGTTGCTTGACAAGTCAGACGCAGTTGAATCAGAGCACTCCTGCGACAATCCTGTTTTCCGGGCAGGAGCTGAAAATACAGCCTACATCATGTATACCTCAGGAACTTCCGGGAGACCTAAAGGTGTCATGGTTCCTCATAGAGGGGTCTCAAATCTTGCTGTATCAGCGGTAAATAATTACGCTCTGAAAAGTAGCGACAGAGTGCTTCAATTTTTTTCTGTAAGTTTTGACGGATCTGTTGAAGAGATATTCATGACCCTTGCCGTCGGAGCAACGCTGGTAATAAGAACATTTAATGCTGCAATTTCGGTAACTGATTTTTTATTCCATCTTGAGAAAAATGAGATTACCGTACTTGATCTCCCGACTGCTTTCTGGAAAGAGCTTGTTCATGGAGTTTCGAGAACCGGCATAAAGATACCGAATTCTCTCAGACTGGTTATTATCGGCGGGGAGCAGGCATCGGTGACAGATTTTCAAAAGTGGCAAAAAGTTTGCGGTGGCAGGGTCAGGCTTATCAATACGTATGGGCCTACCGAGTGTTCGGCGGTTTCGGTTTTTTCTGAACCAGAGAAGATTAATTGTTCATATGATTTTAACCGGGGGCTACCCATCGGGAGGCCTATGGACAATACAACACTTTATGTTGTTGATGAGCATTGTTGCCTTGTTCCATTTGGCATGCCCGGTGAACTGCTCATTGGAGGCGCTGGTGTGGCTAAAGGGTACCTTAATCTTTCTCTGTTAACGGAGGATCGTTTTATTGATGACGTTTTTCAGGAAAGCGAGCCAAAAGGGAGACTCTATAGAACAGGGGATATCGTCCGCAGCCTTTCTGACGGCAATCTCCAGTTTCTCGGAAGAAAAGACAATCAGGTAAAAATACGGGGGTTCAGGATAGAGCCAGGCGAGATTGAGTCGGTACTTAATCAGCATGAGCTGATAAAACAATCCGTGGTCATCGACCTGACAAATGATCAGGGAGAAACCGCTCTCGTTGGTTACTTCGTTACAGAGAAAAATGCTCTGTCTTCTTCAGAGTTAAGGCACTACCTGGCACAAAAAATGCCAGAGTATATGGTGCCATCTTATTTTGTGCCTATCAAGAAAGTTCCGCTGCTTCCTAACGGCAAGATTGACAGAAGCGCACTTCCTGTTCCGGATACTGTCGTTGAAAAAAAAGCCACCTATGTCGGGCCGAGGGATGAAACCGAAAAAACACTTGTCGAAATCTGGCAGGAAGTGCTTGGGGTTCATCCAATAGGAGTTACAGATGATTTTTTTGAACTTGGAGGTCACTCTCTTTTGGCTGTGAGATTGTGCTCCCAAATTCAGGAAAAGGTCAACAAAAAGGTTACCCTGTCAGGACTTTTTCAGAGCCTGACGATTGAAAAGCTTGCCCGCACGATAACCGATGAGGTTTGGGTCCCCGAATCATCTCCTGCTGTTTGTATCCAGTGCGTTGATTTCGGAAAATCTCTTCCCCCGTTGTTTTTTATTCATATTCTTGGTACCGGATTGAAGTTTTGTCGGCCGATGGTCAAGTATTTGTCCCCTGAACTGCCTGTCTATGGACTTTCAGTTCATTTGAATGAAAAAGATCATTTCGAAGAATTCAGTGTGGAGGAGCTGGCAACGCGCTATGTTCGTGAAGTGAGACGGATTTATCCGCAAGGGCCATTTTTGTTTGCAGGAATCTCTTTTGGAGGCCTTATCGCTTTTGAAATGGCAAGGAAGATGAGTGAAGATGGAGAGGATATTCGTATGGTTGCGCTTATTGACAGCATTTTGCCGGAAGCGTTTCATAAAATGACAGGAAAAGAGGGTGCGCATGCGCATCGTGAAAAATTCAGAAGCGAGGGAGTCTCCTATTTGATCAGGAAAGTACTTGAAAGAGCGCGGCATGAAGGGTTTGTTATGAGGGAAAAATCCAGCCACTGCTATTCTAAAATTCTTTTGCAGTACTATATGGTCAGGGATAGAGTCGACCGGATGCCAGTCTCTCTCTATGAATTTGCTGCAAGGCTTCAGAATGACGATGCCTTGCAGAAGTATCATCCGAAAATTTATACCGGAAAAGTTACTCTTTTCAAAAGTCGGGAAAGATTTTACGGCGTCAGTTTTATCCAGGATCCTCTGTCAGGATGGGGAGCGTTTTCGTCAGGTGGCGTTGAGGTTATTGATTGTCCCGGAGACCATCTCGGAATGCTTGCAGATCCTCATGTGGAAACATTGGGCATGAAGCTGATGCAATCAATTGAAACGTGCCTGCATATGGCCAGGCCGATCGCAACATCGCAAACTGGCGAGGTAGTCATTCGTTCTGTCAAAAGAGGGGAAAGCCGGTTATTCAGAGATATTTCATTGCGCTCGATCAGAGAATCTCCCGATGCATTTGTAGCCACACTCGATCAAGTTCAGCATGAACCGCTGACTTACTGGGAACAGTTACTTGATTTTATTGTGGATTCGCCACTCGATACGATTTTTCTGGCATGTATCGATCAGCGGTGTATCGGGTTTGCTGCCGCGAGAATATATTCGAATGATCCCTATCTGACGGAACTGAGATGGATGTGGGTTGATCGCGATTTCAGGGGAAAAGGATTGGGCGGGAGTCTTCTTGAAAAGGTTATCGAGTGGGCTCAGTCCAGAGGATCTCAAAAAATCAATCTCTGGGTTTCCGAAAGCCAGAACTCAGCCATTCAGCTTTATACATCGAAGGGCTTTGTCGATACCGGAGATCGGGGTTTTCTCCGTCCGGGATCGGCATTACACGCAAGAAAGATGATTCGCGATAATGCTGATTATTTGCGTCATGGAGGATGA
- a CDS encoding inositol monophosphatase family protein, whose protein sequence is MSKELQTAIHAAKTAGNITLRKFGELSQSEIRSKESKDFVTEVDQACEAAISAVILEAFPHDSLLCEEGTTAKGGSGRTWIVDPLDGTLNFIHSFPVFSISIALCNKDGELLCGVVYQPLLDELFSAEKNKGAFLNGKPIHVSLRSDPESYLIATGMPFKEYHYIESYFGMLAEVIRDSAGVRRAGSAAIDLAYTACGRFDAFWEYKLFPWDFAAGVLLVREAGGTVTDFEGNGNIFNKQSIIAGNHATHPLLLEKALKHFKP, encoded by the coding sequence ATGAGCAAGGAACTGCAGACAGCAATCCATGCTGCAAAAACAGCAGGTAACATTACCCTGCGAAAGTTCGGCGAGCTTTCGCAATCTGAAATCAGATCCAAAGAGTCCAAAGACTTTGTCACTGAAGTTGATCAGGCCTGTGAAGCCGCCATCAGTGCCGTTATCCTTGAAGCCTTTCCTCACGACAGCCTCCTCTGTGAAGAAGGAACCACCGCAAAAGGGGGGTCCGGAAGAACGTGGATTGTTGATCCTCTCGACGGAACACTGAACTTTATCCACTCCTTTCCGGTTTTTTCAATAAGCATCGCGCTATGCAATAAAGACGGAGAGCTGTTATGCGGCGTTGTTTATCAGCCCTTGCTTGACGAGTTGTTTTCAGCAGAAAAAAACAAGGGGGCTTTTTTAAACGGAAAACCGATTCATGTCTCGTTGCGCAGTGATCCCGAAAGTTATCTGATCGCCACAGGGATGCCGTTTAAAGAGTATCACTATATAGAGTCATACTTTGGCATGCTTGCAGAGGTTATCCGCGATTCGGCGGGCGTCAGAAGGGCCGGTTCAGCGGCAATCGATCTTGCCTATACAGCATGCGGACGCTTTGATGCTTTCTGGGAGTACAAACTTTTCCCGTGGGATTTTGCTGCCGGTGTTCTGCTTGTCCGGGAAGCAGGGGGTACTGTAACCGATTTCGAAGGAAACGGCAATATATTCAACAAGCAAAGCATCATTGCCGGCAATCATGCGACGCATCCGCTTCTTCTTGAAAAAGCACTGAAACATTTCAAGCCATAG
- a CDS encoding TspO/MBR family protein yields the protein MNNTAVKLLACISLCFLFAFAGSTFTPVPGSEWYYSILNKPSWNPPDWLFPPVWSLLFLMMSLSLFLVVKKGLDSWTTKRAVVIFVLQLVLNLAWSASFFGLHDPLLALVVIFFLWSALVVTIMMFKQLSKAAAYLLVPYLLWVSFASYLNFVIWQLNR from the coding sequence ATGAACAACACCGCTGTTAAACTGCTCGCATGTATCTCACTCTGTTTTCTGTTTGCTTTTGCCGGTTCGACATTTACCCCTGTACCGGGATCGGAATGGTACTACAGCATATTGAACAAGCCATCATGGAATCCTCCGGACTGGCTTTTTCCTCCGGTTTGGAGCCTGTTATTCCTCATGATGTCCCTTTCTCTTTTTCTGGTTGTAAAAAAAGGGCTGGATAGCTGGACGACGAAACGTGCCGTTGTCATTTTTGTACTCCAGCTTGTGCTGAATCTTGCCTGGTCAGCATCTTTTTTTGGCTTGCATGATCCTCTTCTGGCCCTTGTTGTTATTTTTTTCCTCTGGTCCGCTCTTGTCGTTACCATCATGATGTTCAAGCAGCTATCGAAAGCAGCGGCATATCTTCTGGTTCCCTACCTTCTGTGGGTAAGTTTTGCAAGCTATCTGAATTTCGTCATCTGGCAACTCAACAGGTAG
- a CDS encoding L-2-amino-thiazoline-4-carboxylic acid hydrolase, with product MKTENKEFLAATHKKFATLKELVEQVGMNEAWEKMLVGFPEQQKKRMTPFLAAPTLFEGFTRSIPFFESVGMEMEVVDISNDDCDAVLEIQKYCPYLEICNEYGFETPCHVICEMDVEATHRAFPEMRAEILSRQAFDSCVCIFKYERPMK from the coding sequence ATGAAAACCGAAAATAAAGAGTTTTTGGCCGCTACCCATAAAAAATTCGCAACGTTAAAGGAGCTTGTCGAACAGGTAGGTATGAATGAGGCATGGGAAAAAATGCTTGTCGGTTTTCCTGAGCAGCAAAAGAAGCGTATGACGCCGTTTCTTGCCGCCCCAACCCTTTTTGAGGGTTTTACCCGTTCTATCCCTTTTTTCGAGAGCGTGGGTATGGAGATGGAGGTTGTGGACATTTCGAATGACGATTGTGATGCAGTCCTTGAAATACAGAAGTATTGCCCTTATCTCGAGATTTGTAATGAGTATGGTTTTGAGACTCCCTGCCATGTCATCTGCGAAATGGATGTTGAGGCAACGCACAGGGCTTTTCCGGAGATGAGAGCTGAAATTCTTAGTCGTCAGGCTTTTGACAGTTGTGTCTGCATTTTCAAATATGAGCGTCCGATGAAATAA
- a CDS encoding 4'-phosphopantetheinyl transferase family protein — translation MNMTHQRVYVWQINIEVFEENADAFFSLLSSDEQSRAAHLSFARDKRSFIVRRALLRMILGSYCSVHPHQLRFRQQQSGKPFIAFPGHTGIHFSHAHSVNMGLYAFSPDQAVGIDVEKIRSLPDLLVVARRFFSYREYVILKGLSTRNRESVFFRMWSMKEALIKANGWSLEKGLAECCTAKVFNNDYGRVADSSVCVVDSGSDFAAALAVQGCGEYEIFFEKPDAGSFISELMRDASFDCGH, via the coding sequence ATGAACATGACTCATCAGCGTGTATATGTCTGGCAAATAAATATCGAAGTATTCGAGGAGAACGCGGATGCATTTTTTTCTCTTTTGTCTTCGGATGAACAGTCAAGAGCAGCGCATTTATCTTTTGCAAGAGATAAGCGAAGCTTTATCGTGAGACGGGCTTTATTGAGAATGATCCTTGGCTCTTATTGTTCCGTTCATCCTCATCAGTTACGATTCAGGCAGCAGCAATCAGGAAAACCCTTTATTGCCTTTCCCGGCCATACAGGAATACATTTCAGTCATGCCCACTCCGTCAATATGGGTCTCTATGCGTTTTCGCCTGATCAAGCGGTTGGAATTGACGTTGAAAAGATTAGGTCACTACCAGACCTGCTTGTCGTTGCAAGGCGTTTTTTTTCTTACAGGGAATATGTAATTCTCAAAGGACTTTCCACTCGGAACAGAGAGAGTGTGTTTTTCAGGATGTGGAGTATGAAGGAGGCTCTGATCAAGGCAAACGGATGGAGCCTTGAAAAGGGGTTGGCCGAATGCTGTACCGCAAAGGTATTCAATAACGATTATGGTCGGGTTGCTGATAGTTCAGTGTGTGTCGTCGATAGCGGCTCAGATTTCGCTGCAGCCCTTGCTGTACAAGGGTGCGGGGAGTATGAGATTTTCTTCGAAAAACCGGATGCCGGCTCTTTTATTTCAGAGCTGATGAGGGATGCTTCTTTCGATTGCGGGCATTGA
- a CDS encoding ABC transporter substrate-binding protein: MQAKFLTLCCILLFSICPADGEAASPIKAVTAPPPAPVHAQKPEETLRSGKNLFRIKEYSKAQTIFETLLKENGNPQSKIRHSTLLWLSKSLFMQKQPEKAAQLLEELLKNPSINGIDPATIVEAHYDLAACRYKLGTPLSAALDFLNVALSATPAGMQAMQEQALINTKLIACTSLDGNAIASLERIARTPDLQTFLLNARMQNYLQKNNTNTFLSTIPLVDQLLRSPSISRDSQQLMESLKKQAAQLSLATFKERKIGILLPVEIPVYRAAERSSASNQMFKGIHQRLLRYQMERPDILISYSVAKPSEGAENDLFGSTKQLLETSSPLVLIGPMFSNDAIEAARAAKNSKVPLITPTATDNLVTDNNPWAFQLNPTHEERGRIAARELLKTGKPQRAAAIAEKTDNLEEMAKGFLDELKQAGSKSVIYASFSGKPEDQNNLAESLGTPPGTLLDALYLPMDSPETIETTLLFLEKNRIGYKRLLGSGVWSDRKVVERFRKKISKGITFFNDYSFSGSAIETVETAKSHQKLWNTALSSNFWYGYDTMDFLLHTIDKSPDLKHSELAKAIRNAPVYNAHYTKYRFEGNNVNHYLNVILIQPDTARQPIN; the protein is encoded by the coding sequence ATGCAAGCAAAATTTCTGACGTTGTGCTGTATACTTCTTTTTTCGATCTGTCCAGCCGACGGCGAAGCCGCATCTCCGATTAAAGCTGTTACAGCCCCGCCACCGGCTCCCGTTCATGCACAAAAACCTGAAGAAACGCTCCGCTCCGGTAAAAATCTCTTCAGAATAAAAGAGTACAGTAAAGCACAGACAATCTTTGAAACACTCCTCAAAGAGAACGGCAACCCTCAATCCAAAATCCGTCATAGCACTCTGCTCTGGCTCTCAAAAAGCCTTTTCATGCAAAAACAGCCTGAAAAAGCAGCGCAACTCCTTGAAGAACTCCTGAAAAACCCTTCGATAAACGGCATAGATCCGGCAACGATCGTTGAAGCTCATTATGATCTTGCCGCATGCAGATACAAACTCGGTACACCATTGTCGGCAGCGCTTGATTTTCTCAATGTTGCGCTTTCTGCAACACCCGCCGGCATGCAGGCAATGCAGGAGCAAGCCCTGATCAATACAAAACTCATTGCATGCACAAGCCTCGACGGCAATGCGATTGCATCGCTTGAACGGATTGCCAGAACACCCGATCTTCAGACATTCCTGCTGAACGCAAGAATGCAGAACTATCTTCAAAAGAATAACACAAACACCTTCCTGAGCACAATCCCGCTTGTTGATCAACTCCTTCGCTCTCCGTCAATAAGCCGGGATAGCCAACAACTGATGGAATCCCTTAAAAAGCAGGCAGCGCAGCTTTCCCTTGCGACATTCAAGGAAAGAAAAATTGGTATTCTGCTTCCTGTAGAAATTCCTGTCTATCGCGCAGCGGAGCGATCTTCGGCAAGCAATCAGATGTTCAAGGGTATCCATCAGAGACTCCTTCGCTACCAGATGGAGCGCCCTGACATCCTGATCAGTTATTCCGTCGCCAAACCATCCGAAGGTGCAGAAAACGACCTGTTCGGCAGCACGAAACAGCTTCTTGAAACATCCTCTCCTCTCGTCCTCATTGGCCCGATGTTCAGCAACGATGCCATTGAGGCTGCACGGGCAGCTAAAAACTCGAAAGTGCCTCTTATCACTCCGACAGCAACCGATAACCTCGTTACCGACAATAATCCATGGGCTTTTCAGTTAAACCCCACCCATGAAGAACGCGGGCGCATTGCGGCAAGGGAGCTGCTGAAAACAGGTAAACCGCAACGCGCAGCAGCAATAGCGGAAAAAACAGATAATCTGGAAGAGATGGCAAAAGGATTTCTTGACGAATTAAAACAAGCAGGAAGCAAATCCGTTATCTATGCATCGTTCAGTGGAAAACCCGAAGATCAGAACAATCTTGCCGAGTCGCTCGGTACCCCTCCAGGAACGTTGCTTGACGCACTTTATCTCCCCATGGATTCGCCTGAAACCATTGAAACGACTCTGCTTTTTCTTGAAAAAAACAGAATCGGCTACAAGCGGCTTCTCGGTTCAGGGGTCTGGTCAGACCGCAAGGTTGTTGAACGATTCCGAAAAAAGATTTCAAAAGGAATTACCTTTTTCAACGACTATTCTTTTAGCGGATCAGCGATCGAAACGGTCGAAACAGCAAAGAGTCATCAAAAGTTGTGGAACACAGCACTTTCTTCTAATTTCTGGTATGGCTATGATACTATGGATTTTCTCCTGCATACCATCGACAAAAGCCCTGATCTCAAGCACAGCGAACTCGCAAAAGCCATTCGAAATGCACCTGTATACAATGCCCATTATACAAAATACAGGTTTGAAGGAAACAATGTGAATCATTACCTCAACGTCATATTGATTCAACCTGATACGGCCAGACAACCGATCAACTGA